The DNA sequence TGCTCGCCGAGGACTCCACGTTCTACGGCGACCTCTTCGCCCACGTGGTCAAGTGGCAGGGCGACCTGTATCTGGAGGACGGTCTGCACCGCGCGGTCCGCGCCGCGCTCCAGCAGCGCCAGGTCCTGCACGCCCGCGTCCTCGAACTGGGCTGACGCCACCCCGGGCGACCCCCGCGACGGGGCCCAATTCCGCATTGGCCCTTTCGGGTTGGACTGCGCGCCGGGTAATGATCATTTAGTAGGCATCGCGCCCCGTCGGCACTACGCTGCGCCCATGAGCATGCTCACTCCCCCCGGCATGGGCGGCAAGTACCGCATCACGGGGGACAAATATCCGCGAATGCGCCGCCCGAGCGGCCGCCGCAGGATCGTGCTCGCGGCCGTCGCGGCCCTCGCCGCGTTCGGCCTGATCGGCTGGGGCACCCTGCAGCTCATCGACGTCTTCACGGGCGGCGACGAGGCGTCCGCGGCCGGCGGCAAGGACTGCGCGAAGCGGCCGGAGCGCAAGAGCGCGGCGAA is a window from the Streptomyces spectabilis genome containing:
- a CDS encoding type II toxin-antitoxin system VapB family antitoxin, giving the protein MIFKRIGNGRPYPDHGRESTRQWADVAPRPVRLDQLVTTKGQLDLETLLAEDSTFYGDLFAHVVKWQGDLYLEDGLHRAVRAALQQRQVLHARVLELG